A region of the Romboutsia hominis genome:
ACCTTTTATTTTCATTATTACCATATTTCCTTTATATCTTACCCTTTCAACTTCTAAAGGATTTTCTCTGTCTTTTCCTATGTAAAATTCTTCTAAATCATCAAATCTATTTATATCATCAGTATAACTATAAACTCTAACTTCACCTTTTAACCCTTGTGTATTGACTATTTTTCCTATTTTAAAATGTGTTACTTGTGTCATTATCATTCTCCTTAAAGATAATATTTTATATGTTCTTTCTATAATTTTATTATATATTATGCACTATAAAACTATAGTCTATAAGTTCTTAATACATTAAAAGGATTAGGTATATACCTAATCCTTTTAAACTATATCAAGAGAAACTTTAACATTCTCTTTGTTAGCAACGGCTTTTACAACAGTCCTTATAGACTTAGCTATTCTACCTTGCTTTCCGATAACTTTTCCCATGTCATCCTGAGAAACTTTTAGTTTTAATGTTATTTCCTCATTGTGTCTGACTTCTTCAACTATTACAGCTTCAGGATTGTCAACTAGAGCTTTAGCTATCTCTAACACTAGCTCTTTCATATACTCATCTCCTAATAAAGCTTATTATTTTTTAGAAGCTTCGAACTTTTCCATAACACCGTTGTTAACTAATAAAGTTTTTACAGTGTCAGTTGGTTGAGCACCATTTGATAACCACTTAACAGCTTTCTCATCGTT
Encoded here:
- a CDS encoding KH domain-containing protein, which translates into the protein MKELVLEIAKALVDNPEAVIVEEVRHNEEITLKLKVSQDDMGKVIGKQGRIAKSIRTVVKAVANKENVKVSLDIV